In a single window of the Nicotiana tomentosiformis chromosome 8, ASM39032v3, whole genome shotgun sequence genome:
- the LOC138897779 gene encoding uncharacterized mitochondrial protein AtMg00810-like, whose translation MEFKQSHYDYSLFTQQKGSYLVVVLVYVDDLLVIENNLKLITHVRKDLHVRFKMKDLGELKYFLCIEFSRSEKGIQMCQRKCALELVSELSLSGGNPLSTSIASIEFDKAINKSANDDDNELEDKGRCQSIVGRLLYLTMTRPYIAFVVQVLSQFMHAPKQSHMSDAMRVIKYIKGTPSLGLFMLADADHKLTSYCDSNWGACVETRRSVTGYVIKFVEALIS comes from the exons ATGGAGTTCAAGCAGTCTCATTATGACTATTCTCTCTTCACACAACAAAAAGGATCATACCTGGTAGTTGTACTTGTCTATGTTGATGATCTCTTGGTAATAGAAAATAACTTGAAGTTGATTACGCATGTGAGAAAGGACTTACATGTTAGGTTCAAAATGAAAGACCTTGGAGAGTTGAAATATTTCTTATGCATCGAGTTCTCTAGATCAGAAAAGGGAATTCAAATGTGTCAAAGGAAGTGTGCACTTGAATTAGTGTCTGAGTTGAGTTTATCAG GTGGAAATCCATTGTCCACTTCAATAGCCTCTATAGAATTTGATAAGGCTATCAATAAGAGTGCAAATGATGATGACAATGAACTTGAAGACAAAGGAAGGTGTCAAAGTATAGTAGGTAGACTGTTGTACTTAACCATGACAAGGCCTTACATAGCCTTTGTGGTTCAAGTACTTAGTCAATTCATGCATGCTCCTAAACAGTCTCACATGAGTGATGCTATGAGGGTTATCAAATACATAAAGGGAACTCCAAGTTTAGGTCTGTTTATGCTAGCAGATGCAGATCATAAATTAACTAGCTACTGTGATTCAAACTGGGGTGCTTGTGTGGAAACCAGGAGATCAGTAACTGGTTATGTGATCAAGTTTGTAGAGGCATTGATCTCctga